CAGTGTCACTGTGGGGAGAACCTTTCAAGGGAGGAGTGGGATAAGGACATGAAGGGGAAGACGGGGAGAAAGTTCTGCTGTCCCCAGTGTGGAACAGGCAGGGATACGGGGCTGGAGGATGTGCTCGCAGAAgcctgaggagggggtggggaagcaggGGCTTTGTCAGTTCTGTGGGTTTAGAGCCCATGCTGAACGGGATTCCCCCTCTGTGCCCAGCTGTCTCCCACCCTGCTGTGTTGAGTCTGCGAGCCTGGGCTATGCTAACTCTGGGGTGAtacaacctggaagaagaatTTGAGGCTCTCCTGGAAAGATGCAAAACCATCTCAGTTGCAAGGGGCCAAGATCACAAGGTCCTGCTGCTACCTGAGGGGTCTGAAGctttgagggcaggggctggggagtcaCACTCATgtgaggcagggagagggaagaatcaCAAGCCCAACTCAGAGCTATTCTCCAGCCCTATAGCCGCTTTCACTCCTCAGTGCCCTGGAAGTCACCAGTGGGTGTCAACTGGGCAGACAAGGGACAGGAAGACAGGGGTGGCCCAGGGCTTTTACCCATTTGATTTCAGGCCTGTTTCTCTGTGAAAAGGATGGGGGAGGCAGGgtggaatgaatggatgagtcaTACCTCCAAGCAACAGCAGGAAGGAACAGCCTCCGCTGGCAATGACAGTACCCTAGGTGAGGGCCCTTGGGGCTCTGACAGGGAAAGGCAAGATTCCCCCACTCAAATGCCCTGGGTTAGGACAGGTAGGAGGGAATCCTAAAAAGCAGCTACAGGGAGTGTGGTGAGAGGGACCAATACTAAAAGAACAAACTCCAATACTGATGTGGACCCCCTATGAGGGAGTAAGTGAAGCACTGAGACAGCAGGCCAATCCAGAGGGCTGCAGACTGACCTGGGGCTCAGTGGAGCCAAGAACCAGGATTCCTTTAGTGCTAGAGGGCAACGAGTGAAGGGAGAGTTTGCTCCAAACttgtggagggaaggaaggaacccGGATTCTGTTTTCAGGAAAGCCAAGATCAACTAGCTTATAGAGGGCTCCCAGGCTTGAGTCTTGGAGAAGGGGTTAAAGCTCCCAACTCCTGGGTCTCTGAAGGGCAGGATCAGTGCAGCTGGTCCCCTTGAAGACCACTTGGCCTTAGGCCCAATCCATTCAATGCACTGATTACCACTACAGGTTCTCTCTCTAATCCTATCTAGAGGTCCTATGCAGACCAGGGGAGGGTACAGGCACATGGGAACTTTGTGGGGCAAAGGGAAGCTGCGGGtaggaagggatggagtgggagaagAGGGTAACAGGTATCATGTGAGACCCTTTTCATTCTGGTGTTGTCCTAGAGCCAACAGCATCCCCTGGAAGGCCCCAAGCAAGACCAAGGCAGGTGCTATGAGGCAGGCAGCACAGGGCCCAAATAAAGCAATCGGTGCAGCCAAATCAGGGCTGTGGGAGAAGCCCTATGTATTTCGGATTCCCAGGACTTGCTCTAATTCCTGTCGTCTCTGCTGCACCTTGGAGTAGAAGTATTGGCACATGGCCTCCTGTGCCCAAGGCTGGAAGTAGAACTCAGCTCGGCGCTCTTCCTCCGGGTTACCCACCACCTTGGTCATGGTCTTGAGGTCCCGGCGCTGGGACTGAAGCCAGTCACTGATGAAACCCTGAGGGTCTCTGGCAAAGCTCAGCATGAACTCTCGCTGGGTCTTCAGCTGATTGATAGTTTCTATTGTCTCATGGATCTTGTTGTCTAGAGTAGCAATCTCCTGCTGGCTGGCAGTAGACAGCAGACAAGAATTCATCTGGGTCTTCAAGGTGTCATCCACTTCCACATCAATGTCATAACAAGCTGTCTTTTTCTGATCATTCGGGTCAACACTAATGATATGATTAATGATGATGGGCTCTGGTGGCATAAGCAAGGCATGGAGCCGTTGGGGGAATCTCTGAAAAACTTCATACGTTGAGACTCAAAGATCTGCTGGAGGTACTTGTCACGGATGACAAACTCCCGCTCAGGTGGGTCCTGGAGCTTATGCGTCTTAATATATTGCCACAGTGCTTGAATGATCACTGGACGGGCCTGGGTGTGGAAGCCCAGCAGGCGAGCCAGAGGAGGGTCTAATTTAAACTCAGGAGGCTGGTAATCCAGCATCAGCAGGACAGTACACCGTACATTCTCATCTCCTGGCCACTTCACTTCGAAGCCATCTGTCTCCTGGGTAGTGGCGGTCCTGTACCATTCTACCAGATGGTTGTCTGGCCCAAACAGGTCCTTGTCCAGTTCGATCACCAAcgacttaaaaaaagaagagaacttcCTCTTTTGTTTGGTGGCATCATATTTGGACAAGGCTGACTTGATGGGACGTTTCGAGGCCTCCTGGATATCTAGCCATTTCCTCGTGATAGTCTGGTCCAGTTTCCTTTCAAAAGCCAAGAGACCCATATAGGCCTGGGATTCTGGTACCAGTTCACGAATACTTTGAGGTAGAATTTTGTCAgccatcttctttttctttgtactgTGGTTCTGATTCTGGACTGCCTGCTGCTGGACCTGCTGGATCTGCTGAGGAACATGTCTCCTGCGGGACTGGTCCATCCCTGACTGGGCCAGGCCAGGTCGGACTGAAAGGCTCCCCTCATAGCCAGGGAGTCCCATGGAAGGTTCCTGAGGTGTCGTTCGGCTGCCTGGTAGCATACCTGGTCTCGGATGGGCCGCTCCGCGCATCGGGGAGCTCCGCGCATCGGGAAGCGGTACAGCCCTTGACCCGGCGCCGGGCCCATTCGCACCGGAGGCCCCGGAGTCCCACCTGGGCCCAGGGCAGCCGCCGCGCCCACCCCTCCTGAGGCTCCAGCGCTGCTGCTCGGAGCCACAGACTGGAAACCTGCCCCGGCCGTCATCTTTCCCAGAGCCACTGCTGTAGCTGCACAAAGAACCCCAAAAGTTCAGTTTCCTATTGTAAAAATTGTACaagcagggggacttccctggtggtccagtggttaagactctgcgcttccaatatAGGGGGTGCGggattgatccctggtcagggaactaagatgccacatgccgagtggtgaggccaaaaaaaaaccttggTACATGCACATCATAAACAAGTTAGAGAAGTACAAAGAGGACAGCAAAAATCACCTCCAACCTCACTACCAGTTTGGTGAACATTGTTTTAGACAGCACTTCATGcagatatacataaatatacatacacacccataCAAACTtacataaagataaatatatgtattggTGTAAAGATATACACATAGTTTTAAACAAAAACAGGATCAAactacacatttattattttacttttattcttttactaaGTAATACATTGCGTTTATCTTCCATAGCAATAATAAGAACTGAGGCAGGTAACTGTCTTCACCATACAGGTAAGGAAGCTGAGACTTGTCCATGATCACACCGGTTGAGAGAGGAAGAAATCTCTTGGTCATCACAGAACTACTTACTCTTCAAGGAGCTCATGTCTGTGAGGGGGTAAACCCTGGAGTTCGGCTGAACTGGGAAGCCTTCACCCTCTCAGCTGCATTTACCTAAAAGCTTGTAACTTATGTAACTGGAAATCTTAGAGATTTCAGGGGATGCTAGCTCCGGTGCAGGTGACCCATATGCTGAGTCCCAACAGAGATC
This DNA window, taken from Balaenoptera ricei isolate mBalRic1 chromosome 15, mBalRic1.hap2, whole genome shotgun sequence, encodes the following:
- the LOC132348890 gene encoding LOW QUALITY PROTEIN: SWI/SNF-related matrix-associated actin-dependent regulator of chromatin subfamily D member 1-like (The sequence of the model RefSeq protein was modified relative to this genomic sequence to represent the inferred CDS: deleted 4 bases in 2 codons), producing the protein MTAGAGFQSVAPSSSAGASGGVGAAAALGPGGTPGPPVRMGPAPGQGLYRFPMRGSPMRGAAHPRPGMLPGSRTTPQEPSMGLPGYEGSLSVRPGLAQSGMDQSRRRHVPQQIQQVQQQAVQNQNHSTKKKKMADKILPQSIRELVPESQAYMGLLAFERKLDQTITRKWLDIQEASKRPIKSALSKYDATKQKRKFSSFFKSLVIELDKDLFGPDNHLVEWYRTATTQETDGFEVKWPGDENVRCTVLLMLDYQPPEFKLDPPLARLLGFHTQARPVIIQALWQYIKTHKLQDPPEREFVIRDKYLQQIFESQRMKFQRFPQRLHALLMPPEPIIINHIISVDPNDQKKTACYDIDVEVDDTLKTQMNSCLLSTASQQEIATLDNKIHETIETINQLKTQREFMLSFARDPQGFISDWLQSQRRDLKTMTKVVGNPEEERRAEFYFQPWAQEAMCQYFYSKVQQRRQELEQVLGIRNT